TTCGCCTATTTAAAACTTCCGGTCATGTGAAGTGGGAAACCGATTTCATATTCGAAGACGATGGACATGAGAAATTGCTCGTGGGACCTCACGTGTATTTGCGAATCAATGATGAATTCCACGCCCAAGTGATGTACAAGAAGGAAGTCCATGCCCGACGAAACGCCCTCGATCATGGACATGGCAAAATCTTGAAGTTTGGACTGGCCTTCGTCTATTGAAAATGGAGTTCAGGATAATCTTTGGACTATTTACGCATCTCAGCTTCAACATTTTAACTCGTTGATGTAACGCTCTTCGCAAGTGTAACGTTAAATAAGCTATGTGGAAATTCGCCTTCCAGTTTCTTTTTGCACTCTCCTTCGGTATATCAGTCTCGGCCGCAGAGGTTTACTGGCCTGGTTGGTTGGGACCCAATCGAGATGGGCAAGTAGATTACTTTAAACCTCCAGCTGAATGGCCACAATCGCTAACGAGCGATTGGAGCCTGGTAGTCGGTGAAGGTTCGGGGATGCCTGTCGTAGTCGAGGACCGAGTCTATCAACAGGCACGACAAAATGGAGAGGAAGTGGTGCGAGCGATAGATTTAAAATCCGGAGAAGTGATCTGGCAAAAAAGTTACCCGGTAAAATATCAAATACAGCACTTCGGCACAAGACACGGGAATGGACCACTCTCGAATCCAACCTGGGCCGATGGCCGACTCTTTACGCTGAGTGTTACAAATATTTTCTCTGCCTGGGATGCAGACTCCGGTGAACTGTTGTGGCGCAAAGATTATTCCGATCGATTCAGAAACGCTTATCCCGATTGGGGTGCCTCTTACTCACCCCTGGTTGATGGTGAGCAAGTCATCATGCACTTTGGGGGCGCAGGCGGTGGCATTCTGGCTGCCTTCGACGTTGCTACCGGAGAAGAACTCTGGACCGAAGGCAATGACGGGGCCTGCCATGCTTCTCCCATCCTCGTCGAACTTGAAGGCATCCGCCAAATCGTGGAATGGAACCACGACGCCGTAGTAGGCATCGAAAGCCAAACCGGGAAACGACTCTGGGACTATGATATGCCTCACCGAGGTTCGAGCCAGAATTCCCCTACTCCCGTCCACTACCAAGGCCGCCTCCTCATCGGTGGAGAAAACCGAGGCATTCGTAGCTTGGAGCCAAAATTAGAAAATGGGAAATGGTCGGTTACAGAAAATTGGCACCAAAGAGGTGTATCGCTCAACATGGCCTCTGCCATCATCAACGGCGATAGCCTCTATGGAAAATCACACCTCAAACGGGGACAATTTTTTCGCCTCAACCCCATGACTGGTGAAACGATCTGGCTCGGGCCAGCTCGCATGGGAGAATATGCCACCTTCCTCAGTATTCCCGGACACATCTTGGTTCTAAAAGACGACGCAACTCTAGAAGTTCACAAAACAGACACAGAAGACTATGAAAGAGTTGCCGTTTATACAGTTGCTGAAAGCCCCACTTGGGCGGCGCCTGTTCTACTCAAAGATGGTTTCCTCATCAAAGACCGGATGAAGCTTTTCAAGTGGTCAATGGAATAGAGGATTCAAAAATTCTGCGATTTTGAGAGAACTATCCATTTAAGGCTTCGCGGCCAACTTTTCATTCGGAGGATCAAGTCGCTCATTCATCCGCCGGAGCTGACCCTCAATAAAGCCCATATCTTCGAAGGGGTCACCACTGAAGCGCGCCCAGTAAATGCGCCCTTAGGCCCTTGCCTTCTGCAGTTCTTCCTTCACCCGAGTAACGACCGTTTCCAGGTGTTCCGGTTGCAGCATCCAGGTAGTGATATTGAAACCGTCTTCCCGCGGTCGGGCAACGGCAACAGATGGAGTGCCTTCCATGAGTGCATCTCTCACTTCGAATCCCGATAAGGTAAAGGCCCCAGGAGAAAAAGTAAGCATTAAGGTCGGGGCGGTATTGGGACTACTCGGAATGAAACTCTCGAGGGCAATACCTTTGATCGGAGACAGCTTTTCGGCCATCCAATCGATCTGGTTTTTCCAGCCTTTGTATTCCGCCTCGTAATCAATCTTGGTAAAGCGCTCAACCGCGATCCATAGAGCGACCAATTCTTCCTTGTTCACTTTCATGCCTCGGCCAATCCGGTCCGAACTGGGTGGACCGTTGAAACGAGCCGCCACGACCAGATCTTTTCTTCCCATCAATAATCCAGTGCTTTGTGGACCACGTATGGCCTTACCCCCGGAGATGGCAACCAGATCATAACCCATTTTAGTATATCGATAAAGATTCTCACGAGGAGGAATCCCAGCTGCCGCGTCGATGAAAGTGGGAATACCATGATCCTTCCCGATCTTTACAAATTCTTCGTGTTGGACGGGGCCATCGAGATTGTGCTCATCGGTAAAATATAGCATGGCTGTAAGGTCGTTGATGGCATCGAGCAGTTCTTGCTTCGTTTCTACGACCACGAGATCAACACCACAATTGGTGATGGCATGCGTATAACCCACGATGTGAGCTTTCTGAACGATCACCTCGTTCTTCATCCCGCTTAGATCAACCGGAATGCGTTTGGCTTTTTCCTCATCTATTCCAGTAAGGATCCCAGCGGTAGCCAGAGTCATGGCAGAGGCAGCTCCAGCCGTGACCATAGCCGCTTCACAGCCCACAAGCTCCGCAATATTTTCACCTACTGCATCGTGTAGGTCATCTAAGGATACATAGGAACCCGCAGTCTGCCGATAGGCATCAAGCACTTCCTCCGGCATCAAGCTGGCCGTCATGGTGGTATAAGCACCTGCCGCATTGATGATGGGTTTGATGCCAAGTTCGCCAAAGTAGTCGCGTGAAGGACCGGTCTCTGCAGCTTTGGCAGTTAAGGCGCCCCCCGCCATTGCACCGCCAATCACAGGTAAACTGGAAAGGCGTTTGAGTAATTTCCTTCGGCTTAGCATGAATGAAATGGGCTTGAGTTACTCCGGAGCAATTTCGACGATCATCTCAATCTCAACGGCAATGTTGTTAGGTAAAGACCCCATACCCACAGCCGCCCGAGCTGGTTTTCCGGCATCACCGAAAATGGCAGTTAATACGGCTGTCGCCCCGTTTATGACAGCGGGTTGCTGAGTAAAGTCGGTCGGACAATTGACCATGCCATGCACTTTAACAACCCGTGTGACTCGATCAAGACTTCCGATTTCGTTTTTAAGAGAAGACAACAATGCGATCATGGTCAGGCGAGCGGCGTCCTTACCTTGTTCTATGGTAAGGTCCTTACCCACTTTGCCTTGGACAGCTCCTCCTTCTGGTTTCCTGGGACCGTGCCCGGATAAGAAAACCAGATTGCCAGTAGTTACGGCCGGGACAAAGTGATCATTTGGTTTCGCAGCGGTATTCAGAACAATTCCGAGTTCTTTCAACTTGGCTTCCGGACCAAGACTCTCTGCGGCAAAGGAAGCAAAAGGCCATGCCGTGACCAAGAGTAGTGTTTGGAGAATGGGGATTATTTTATTTATCATTGTGGTGGATTAATTATGCGTTGCACTTCCGGGCGTCCTGGAGAGCGAGGGACATTAACTTCGTCCCAAGCAGGACTGGCAAGACCATTGAGATCCCAGACGACTTCACCTCCCAAGATCGTTAATTCGCAGCCCAATTTGTACTTTCCGTCAAAACGTGTCCTGGCGACATCCAGGAACCCAAAATTGCCTTCATGCTTTCGGAGGATTGCGACATCCGCTAAAGCCCCGACACTGAGGTGTCCGAGTTCTTCATCCATCTGAATGACCTTTGCTGGTTTCCAACTCGAGGCCTCAATAACTTCTTCCAGGGACATGCCAAGATTGAGAAACTTGGACATCACATTGAGCTGGTTCTTCATGGGACCATTCATACTTCCCGTGTGAAGGTCTGTGCTGATCGTCTGAGGACGCATTCCCTGCTCCAATGCTACGGTCGCAACGTTCCAACGAAAGCTGCCTCCGCCATGCCCCACATCCATAATGATGCCCCGGTCAATGGCCTCCATGACAAATGGCTTCAACTTACCGGAAAGATCTACAATCGATTCCCGTCCCAGCGCATCCGCAAAGCAATGAGTAAAGATATCTCCGCGATTGAGCTCGTTCAGAAAGAGATGCTCAATGGACAAGGTTGGCTGAGCACGCCCGAAATCAACCATGACTGGTATGCCCACCCACTGGCCAGCTTCGACCGCTTTTTTAACCGGTGTCCAATCCGGGCCCTTGAAATGAGCCAACTTAATTCCGACGATGTATTCAGGGTACTCATACGCCATCATGGCTGCTAATTTAGGATCCATATCATTCAGATCCTGCTCGTCGGGATCTCCCCGCATACCCGCACCGACGATATTGAGAAAGGCTTTTACCCGAGTCTTGGATTTATCAATGGTTTGGCGTTTAAATAGTTCGAAGTTCCGCCAGCCAGGACCCCCTGCATCGACAGCGGTCGTTACTCCATAAGGAAATGTGAATCCATCCGGTGGCAAAGCACTGTAACTATCTGCCAAATAGGCCCCTTCGGACGTTCCCCAAAATAAGTGAGCATGTATATCAATCAATCCAGGGGTCACATACAAACCCGATGCATCCACCACTTTCGAGGCTGCGCTTTCAGGGATGGACGTTTCGACCGCTGCAATTCGGTCTCCTTGAATCGCCACATCGAAGGTACCGTTTCGGTCATTTTTAGCGTCAATGACATGACCACCCTTCAGCAAGAGGTCGTAGTTTTGGCCGAAACTCCCAAGTGGGAAGGTCAAAGCAAACAAGCAACAAATAAAACGTGTTTGAAACATAGATCGGCGAATGATGAGCGAGAACGACTTAACTGGAAACTTTCCTATTTTAACGAGCGTGGCAAGTCTTCGCCATAGCCCTAAAGATTATTTTAGGAACAAGGATTTAATATGCTTCCAAAAAGAGATCCGGAATGGAGAGGCGCTTTAGTCTCAAATCATTCCGACAATTAATCCAGCTCACTTATACATCGAAGATTGCCTCCGTGCGCTTTAAGAAATTTCCTGGTTATACCGTGATAACTTTTTCCATCCACAACGACATGCGTGACTATTTAAAATCTGTCCTGGCATTCATACTCTCTATAACCGGCACACAGAGTCTGCTAGCTGCAGATAAACCAAACATCGTCGCCATTATTGCTGATGATCATGGCGTGTATCATTCCACCGTCTATGGCTCCAAGGAGCAAAGAACACCTCACATGCAATCCTTAGCGGATGAGGGCATGACCTTCTCGCGTGCGTATGTTGCTTCGCCAGCCTGTGCCCCCAGCCGACATGCGTTGATGTCCGGCCTGATGCCTTATAAAAATGGAGTCGTAGGTAATCACGAGAATTCAAATTACAAACTGACACCTTCAGAAGGATTGATACAGCGACTACTTGATGCGGGCTATGAGGTGGTCTTCCGAGGCAAGGTCACTCACGGCAATGGAAGAGGTGTCATCCCCAACGAAGTGGTAAGACTCCCAGGTAGTAACAACCTGCTGGATCCAGCAAACGTGGAAGCATACCTTGAGAAGCGGGAAGACAAATCCAAACCCGTGGCCCTGTTTATTGGGCCAACTGACACTCATACGATTTGGCCGATCGAGCCGGACGAGGTTCATTTCAATCCAAAAGATGCGGTGCTACCTCCCAAGACCTTCGATATCCCTGAAGCGCGCCAATTAATGGCCCGTTACAACCAGTCTGTTGAAAACGTCGACACAGCGGTCGGCAAAGTACGCGAAATTGTCAAACGACAGCTCGACGAAGACAACACCCTCATCCTTTACACGTCCGATCATGGGCAGAATTGGGCGTTTGGAAAGTGGTCGCTTTACGAAACGGGCGTGCGTATTCCACTCATAGCTGTATGGCTCGGAAAGATTAAGCCCCAATCCACAACCGATGCCATGGTTAGCTGGATTGATTTAATCCCGACCTTTATCGACATCGCAGGCGCACCAATCCCAAAGGGTATTGATGGCAAGTCTTTCAAAAACGTATTGCTGGGTGAAACCGACAGCCACCGTAAGGAGATCTTCACGGTCCACAAAGGCGACAAGACCGTGAACGTATATCCCATCCGAGCGGTAAGAACGGATAAATGGAAATACATGCTCAACCTGTTCCCAGAGTTCTACAATACGACCCACATGGATGTGAAGGTCTTCCGAGAAGGACACACCAGAGCCGGTCAAGAAAACCAGCATTATTTTTATGACTGGAACGCCTGGGAGCAAGCAGCCCAAAAGAACCAGGAGGCTGCCCTGTTCATGCATCGCTATCATGCCAGACCCAAAGAAGAGCTGTACATGATCGAGGAAGACCCTTACGAAGAAAACAACCTCGCTTACGATCCAAGATATGCGGATGTCCTAGCCTCCATGCGCAAGCTGATTAAAGACCGCATGAAAGAAGTCGGGGACGACCGGTCCCTGTCGGGCACACCCAGACTTCTGGCAGACCACCCACTGCCTCCGGCCATTCAGCTCTACTACCCCAATGGAGGAGAAACGTTGCATCCCGGGCAAACCACAGACATCGCCTGGAGCAACTTCTGGGCAGGCACTCAAACTGTCAAACTGGAATACAAAGATGGTCGTAATTGGAAAGTCATTACAAAATCAACTCCACACAACGGCCACTACGCCTGGCGCGTTCCAGTGATCGCATCTGACTCAGTAAGTCTCCGGATCAGTTCAGCTGATGGAAACACCTTCGACGAAAGTGACCAAACCTTTTCCATTTCACCCAAACGGTAAAGACCCATGAAATCGATAATAGTCTGTGCGGTGCTCCTTACCACTGCTTACATAACTAGCTTAGCTGAAGAAGTCTATTTGGCCGACCCAGCACTCTACAAGTATGATGGCGTTTACTACCTCTTTGGAACTGAACCGCCACCACAGCTTGGTTTTCGGATTTATGCGTCAAAAGAACTAAAAACCTGGTACGTTCCCGAAACTGCCTATGATGAGGGATACGTGCTCAAAGCTGGAGAGCGAGCATTCGGAACGGAAGGTTTTTGGGCACCTCAGGTATTAGATTATCAGGGAAAAGTGGCTATGCTTTATACGGCAAACCGACAGATCGCCGTCGCCTTTTCAGATCACCCGACTGGTCCTTTTATCCAGAAAGAGATTCGAGCGCTGAATGAGGACCACCAGGAAATCGATCCCTTTCTGTTTCAAGACGATGATGGAACACTTTATCTCTATCATGTCCGCAAACATGAAGGAAACCACATCTACGTTGCCGA
This genomic stretch from Opitutia bacterium ISCC 52 harbors:
- a CDS encoding PQQ-like beta-propeller repeat protein, with the protein product MWKFAFQFLFALSFGISVSAAEVYWPGWLGPNRDGQVDYFKPPAEWPQSLTSDWSLVVGEGSGMPVVVEDRVYQQARQNGEEVVRAIDLKSGEVIWQKSYPVKYQIQHFGTRHGNGPLSNPTWADGRLFTLSVTNIFSAWDADSGELLWRKDYSDRFRNAYPDWGASYSPLVDGEQVIMHFGGAGGGILAAFDVATGEELWTEGNDGACHASPILVELEGIRQIVEWNHDAVVGIESQTGKRLWDYDMPHRGSSQNSPTPVHYQGRLLIGGENRGIRSLEPKLENGKWSVTENWHQRGVSLNMASAIINGDSLYGKSHLKRGQFFRLNPMTGETIWLGPARMGEYATFLSIPGHILVLKDDATLEVHKTDTEDYERVAVYTVAESPTWAAPVLLKDGFLIKDRMKLFKWSME
- a CDS encoding aminotransferase class V-fold PLP-dependent enzyme — encoded protein: MLSRRKLLKRLSSLPVIGGAMAGGALTAKAAETGPSRDYFGELGIKPIINAAGAYTTMTASLMPEEVLDAYRQTAGSYVSLDDLHDAVGENIAELVGCEAAMVTAGAASAMTLATAGILTGIDEEKAKRIPVDLSGMKNEVIVQKAHIVGYTHAITNCGVDLVVVETKQELLDAINDLTAMLYFTDEHNLDGPVQHEEFVKIGKDHGIPTFIDAAAGIPPRENLYRYTKMGYDLVAISGGKAIRGPQSTGLLMGRKDLVVAARFNGPPSSDRIGRGMKVNKEELVALWIAVERFTKIDYEAEYKGWKNQIDWMAEKLSPIKGIALESFIPSSPNTAPTLMLTFSPGAFTLSGFEVRDALMEGTPSVAVARPREDGFNITTWMLQPEHLETVVTRVKEELQKARA
- a CDS encoding RidA family protein, whose product is MINKIIPILQTLLLVTAWPFASFAAESLGPEAKLKELGIVLNTAAKPNDHFVPAVTTGNLVFLSGHGPRKPEGGAVQGKVGKDLTIEQGKDAARLTMIALLSSLKNEIGSLDRVTRVVKVHGMVNCPTDFTQQPAVINGATAVLTAIFGDAGKPARAAVGMGSLPNNIAVEIEMIVEIAPE
- a CDS encoding amidohydrolase/deacetylase family metallohydrolase; the encoded protein is MFQTRFICCLFALTFPLGSFGQNYDLLLKGGHVIDAKNDRNGTFDVAIQGDRIAAVETSIPESAASKVVDASGLYVTPGLIDIHAHLFWGTSEGAYLADSYSALPPDGFTFPYGVTTAVDAGGPGWRNFELFKRQTIDKSKTRVKAFLNIVGAGMRGDPDEQDLNDMDPKLAAMMAYEYPEYIVGIKLAHFKGPDWTPVKKAVEAGQWVGIPVMVDFGRAQPTLSIEHLFLNELNRGDIFTHCFADALGRESIVDLSGKLKPFVMEAIDRGIIMDVGHGGGSFRWNVATVALEQGMRPQTISTDLHTGSMNGPMKNQLNVMSKFLNLGMSLEEVIEASSWKPAKVIQMDEELGHLSVGALADVAILRKHEGNFGFLDVARTRFDGKYKLGCELTILGGEVVWDLNGLASPAWDEVNVPRSPGRPEVQRIINPPQ
- a CDS encoding sulfatase, yielding MITFSIHNDMRDYLKSVLAFILSITGTQSLLAADKPNIVAIIADDHGVYHSTVYGSKEQRTPHMQSLADEGMTFSRAYVASPACAPSRHALMSGLMPYKNGVVGNHENSNYKLTPSEGLIQRLLDAGYEVVFRGKVTHGNGRGVIPNEVVRLPGSNNLLDPANVEAYLEKREDKSKPVALFIGPTDTHTIWPIEPDEVHFNPKDAVLPPKTFDIPEARQLMARYNQSVENVDTAVGKVREIVKRQLDEDNTLILYTSDHGQNWAFGKWSLYETGVRIPLIAVWLGKIKPQSTTDAMVSWIDLIPTFIDIAGAPIPKGIDGKSFKNVLLGETDSHRKEIFTVHKGDKTVNVYPIRAVRTDKWKYMLNLFPEFYNTTHMDVKVFREGHTRAGQENQHYFYDWNAWEQAAQKNQEAALFMHRYHARPKEELYMIEEDPYEENNLAYDPRYADVLASMRKLIKDRMKEVGDDRSLSGTPRLLADHPLPPAIQLYYPNGGETLHPGQTTDIAWSNFWAGTQTVKLEYKDGRNWKVITKSTPHNGHYAWRVPVIASDSVSLRISSADGNTFDESDQTFSISPKR
- a CDS encoding glycoside hydrolase family 43 protein gives rise to the protein MKSIIVCAVLLTTAYITSLAEEVYLADPALYKYDGVYYLFGTEPPPQLGFRIYASKELKTWYVPETAYDEGYVLKAGERAFGTEGFWAPQVLDYQGKVAMLYTANRQIAVAFSDHPTGPFIQKEIRALNEDHQEIDPFLFQDDDGTLYLYHVRKHEGNHIYVAEMESDLSRIREGTLKHCISVQNETWENTPDYSTEEIAEGPTLIKRKGTYYLIYSANHFMSVDYGVGYATAPSPTGPWTRHSGNPILRKEFLGINGTGHGDIFMDGDDMYYVFHTHASDEAVRPRHTMLVEIGFRETDSGIDTIFVDYDTASYLHQN